A genomic stretch from Natronomonas gomsonensis includes:
- a CDS encoding PAS domain S-box protein, producing the protein MDDDDAFRDLTQRYLEREGIDVVDAERAADALDRLDESVDCVVSDYDMPNTDGLELLESVRERDSDLPYILFTGKGSEEIASDAISAGVTDYLQKDASAEQFTVLSNRIEHAVTKRRTKAALEESERMLSTLVSNLPGIVYRCRNEPEWPMEYMSGNVAELTGYDAETFLKGDLKWADIIRDDEERLWNTVQSALDDREPFETTYRIADADGETRWMWEQGRGVFEDGELVALEGFITEVTERKRHEQELAKYERLVDAMGDPVYTTDADGYVTTFNKRATALTGYEADDIVGEHVEMLLTPEDIERGRAVVRELLDSEGADTATYDITIRAADGEHLELENHVALLADGSEFRGTVGVLRSSEDRTDNRLRRLHESARELMSEGDRDRIASLTTDAAKEILGQPITTVRLEADGALLVASTTEEAEETLPERPRDVSGDTPAGAAFREGEPRVEDDLSEYDDFDRGSVSSAAYFPLGDHGVLIIGAIQSDAFDARDIQLATILAANAEAALDRAAKEEALRQERDDLQALFENIPDPTVETVIRRGEAVVERANPAFEDVFGYDEAAVTGGNLDEFIVPTESRNEAVQYNERIREGEGFHGEVRRLTDDGLRDFILHVVPHDVTGESTRGYAIYTDITEQKQRERELARQNERLDQFASVVSHDLRNPLSVARGRVELARMTGDEKHFEALERAHDRMEELIEGLLALARQGELTGDPVAVELESAAEAAWETTDTDDLTLELDETTTLEADPERLRQLLENLFRNAVEHGEEVSTLVVGSLPDGFYVEDDGVGIPDDERESVLESGYSTAGGTGFGLAIVDTIAEAHGWEVSVTESDSGGARFEFHGATAE; encoded by the coding sequence GTGGACGACGACGACGCCTTCCGCGATTTGACACAGCGATATCTCGAACGGGAAGGGATAGATGTCGTCGACGCAGAGAGGGCCGCCGACGCACTCGACCGGCTCGACGAATCGGTCGACTGCGTCGTCTCCGACTACGACATGCCGAACACCGACGGGTTGGAGTTGCTCGAATCGGTTCGCGAGCGCGACTCCGACCTCCCGTACATCCTCTTTACTGGGAAGGGAAGCGAGGAAATCGCGAGCGACGCCATCAGCGCGGGCGTGACGGATTACCTCCAGAAGGACGCCAGCGCCGAGCAGTTTACCGTCCTGTCGAACCGCATCGAACACGCCGTGACCAAGCGCCGGACCAAAGCCGCACTCGAAGAGAGCGAGCGGATGCTGTCGACGCTCGTCTCGAACCTCCCCGGCATCGTGTATCGCTGCCGCAACGAGCCGGAGTGGCCGATGGAGTACATGAGCGGCAACGTCGCCGAGTTGACCGGCTACGACGCCGAGACGTTCCTCAAGGGCGACCTGAAGTGGGCCGATATCATCAGAGACGACGAAGAGCGGCTCTGGAACACCGTCCAATCGGCCCTCGACGACCGCGAGCCGTTCGAGACGACCTACCGCATCGCCGACGCCGACGGGGAGACGCGGTGGATGTGGGAGCAGGGTCGCGGCGTCTTCGAGGACGGTGAGTTGGTCGCCTTGGAGGGGTTCATCACCGAGGTGACCGAGCGGAAACGCCACGAGCAGGAACTCGCCAAGTACGAGCGGTTGGTCGACGCGATGGGAGACCCGGTGTACACCACCGACGCCGACGGCTACGTCACGACGTTCAACAAGCGAGCGACGGCGCTGACCGGCTACGAGGCCGACGACATCGTCGGCGAGCACGTCGAGATGCTGCTCACACCCGAGGACATCGAACGTGGTCGGGCCGTCGTCCGCGAGTTACTCGACTCCGAAGGGGCCGACACCGCGACCTACGACATCACGATTCGAGCGGCCGACGGCGAGCACCTCGAATTGGAAAATCACGTCGCCCTGCTCGCGGACGGCAGCGAGTTCCGCGGCACCGTCGGCGTCCTCCGGAGCAGCGAAGACCGAACCGACAACCGACTCCGCCGACTCCACGAGTCCGCTCGCGAGTTGATGAGCGAAGGCGACCGCGACCGCATCGCGTCGTTGACCACCGACGCGGCAAAGGAGATACTCGGCCAGCCGATTACGACGGTCCGTCTCGAAGCCGACGGCGCGCTTCTGGTGGCGTCGACGACCGAAGAAGCCGAGGAGACACTGCCCGAACGACCGCGAGACGTCTCCGGGGACACCCCGGCCGGAGCGGCGTTCCGCGAGGGGGAACCACGCGTCGAGGACGACCTCTCGGAGTACGACGACTTCGACCGTGGCAGCGTCAGCTCGGCCGCGTACTTCCCGCTCGGCGACCACGGCGTGTTGATAATCGGCGCCATCCAATCCGACGCCTTCGACGCACGGGACATCCAGTTGGCGACGATACTCGCCGCCAACGCCGAGGCCGCACTGGACCGTGCCGCAAAGGAGGAGGCGCTCCGACAGGAGCGCGACGACCTCCAGGCGCTGTTCGAGAACATCCCCGACCCGACGGTCGAGACGGTCATTCGCCGTGGCGAGGCGGTCGTCGAGCGAGCGAATCCGGCCTTCGAGGACGTGTTCGGCTACGACGAAGCCGCGGTGACCGGCGGGAACCTCGATGAGTTCATCGTTCCCACGGAGTCCAGAAACGAAGCCGTCCAGTACAACGAACGGATACGCGAAGGCGAGGGGTTCCACGGCGAGGTCCGTCGACTCACCGACGACGGCCTCCGGGATTTCATCCTCCACGTCGTCCCACACGACGTCACCGGCGAGTCGACCCGTGGCTACGCCATCTACACCGACATCACCGAACAGAAGCAACGCGAGCGGGAACTCGCCCGGCAGAACGAACGCCTCGACCAGTTCGCGAGCGTCGTCTCCCACGACCTCCGGAACCCCCTGTCGGTCGCCCGCGGGCGCGTCGAACTCGCGCGAATGACCGGCGATGAGAAACACTTCGAGGCGTTGGAGCGCGCCCACGACCGCATGGAGGAACTCATCGAAGGGTTGCTCGCGCTGGCACGACAGGGGGAGTTGACCGGCGACCCCGTCGCCGTCGAGTTGGAGAGCGCCGCCGAGGCGGCGTGGGAGACCACTGACACGGACGACCTCACGCTCGAACTCGACGAAACAACGACCCTCGAGGCCGACCCCGAGCGACTCCGACAACTGCTCGAGAACCTCTTTCGGAACGCGGTGGAACACGGCGAGGAGGTCTCGACGCTCGTCGTCGGCAGCCTACCCGATGGCTTCTACGTCGAAGACGACGGCGTCGGCATCCCGGACGACGAGCGTGAGTCGGTGCTCGAATCCGGCTACTCCACCGCCGGCGGCACCGGCTTCGGTCTCGCAATCGTCGACACCATCGCCGAGGCCCACGGCTGGGAGGTGTCGGTCACCGAAAGCGATTCCGGCGGTGCCCGCTTCGAGTTCCACGGCGCCACAGCGGAGTAA
- a CDS encoding M24 family metallopeptidase, translating to MTTRLPESEFDDRLAAARERIDTSDADAGVWFGATSIEYLTGFAHIQTERPVVLAVTDDTVALTVPRLEVERAEAVDSIDRVDSYFDYPGGNPIETAAETLSDLGVESVAADGDGAPGVMGYQGPPLSEFLAVDTQDWVSRMRWAKSDAEIELIRESAEWANLGHRYLADYTEVGAHPATVSQRASTDASRAMLDTLGDRYVERARGDGPVHAGYISAEETALPHGHTPNQRLREGDVLITGATANVDGYFSELERTMFVGEPSDRQRECFEIMLEAQTIAIESLGPGVALEYVDSEVIAYFEEQGVADLAQHHVGHNIGLGAHEPPYIDRGWSDHCEADHTNYDAADASMEPGHVYTIEPGIYTDTDGYRHSDTIAITDDGIEWLTYYPRELEANVIR from the coding sequence ATGACCACACGGCTCCCAGAGTCGGAATTCGACGACCGCCTCGCCGCCGCCAGGGAACGAATCGACACCTCGGATGCCGACGCCGGCGTCTGGTTCGGCGCGACTTCGATAGAGTACCTCACCGGCTTCGCACACATCCAAACCGAGCGGCCGGTCGTCCTCGCTGTGACCGACGACACGGTCGCGCTGACCGTCCCCCGACTGGAAGTCGAACGCGCCGAGGCCGTCGACTCAATCGACCGCGTCGACTCGTACTTCGACTACCCCGGTGGCAATCCCATCGAGACGGCCGCCGAAACCCTGTCGGACCTCGGCGTCGAGTCGGTCGCCGCCGACGGCGACGGCGCCCCCGGCGTGATGGGGTATCAGGGGCCGCCGCTGAGCGAGTTCCTCGCCGTCGACACCCAAGACTGGGTGAGTCGGATGCGGTGGGCGAAAAGCGACGCCGAAATCGAGTTGATACGGGAGTCCGCGGAGTGGGCGAACCTCGGCCACCGGTATCTCGCCGACTACACCGAGGTCGGCGCCCACCCGGCGACGGTTAGCCAGCGGGCCTCGACGGACGCCTCCCGGGCGATGCTCGACACGTTGGGTGACCGCTACGTCGAGCGCGCCCGCGGGGACGGCCCCGTCCACGCCGGCTACATCTCCGCCGAGGAGACCGCCCTCCCGCACGGCCACACGCCGAATCAGCGACTCCGCGAGGGCGACGTACTGATTACGGGTGCGACCGCCAACGTCGACGGCTACTTTTCGGAACTCGAACGGACGATGTTCGTCGGCGAACCCAGCGACCGACAGCGCGAGTGCTTCGAAATCATGCTCGAAGCCCAGACGATAGCCATCGAATCGCTCGGTCCCGGCGTCGCGCTGGAGTACGTCGATAGCGAGGTCATAGCCTACTTCGAAGAGCAGGGCGTCGCCGACCTCGCCCAACACCACGTCGGCCACAACATCGGCTTGGGCGCCCACGAACCACCCTACATCGACCGCGGGTGGAGCGACCACTGCGAGGCCGACCACACGAACTACGACGCCGCTGACGCGTCGATGGAGCCGGGGCACGTCTACACCATCGAACCCGGCATCTACACCGACACGGATGGGTACCGCCACTCCGACACCATCGCCATCACCGACGACGGTATCGAGTGGCTCACCTACTACCCGCGGGAACTGGAGGCGAACGTGATTCGCTGA
- a CDS encoding succinylglutamate desuccinylase/aspartoacylase family protein: MSDATAIDVPEASRPFRYDGKVPPGEKRHFRYEISETYLGDPVEVPVTVINGSEPGPRLCLTAAIHGDELNGVKVCQEVAGRYSPADIHGTVVVVHVVNVPGYQAQQRYIPIYDQDLNRSFPGQESGNTASRMAHEVFERFVKPCDLCLDFHTSTRNRTTMYHARANVSDPAVERLTRAFGANLVLSGTGDNGSLRAVATASGTPTVAVEMGKAHRFQPALIEKAVAGVESVLAEYDMLPGHSVLHPGWRRVIGDDTEKSWLRADTGGLVDMQWGPYPLVRAGETICTITDHFGEEEHAVEAPFTGLLVGVLENPVALPGHPLCHLAAVDDATCEEIQAEIERGEFDGYRANGGRWRAGEVD; encoded by the coding sequence ATGTCCGACGCGACGGCCATCGACGTCCCCGAGGCGTCCCGCCCCTTCCGGTACGACGGGAAAGTCCCGCCCGGCGAGAAGCGACACTTCCGGTACGAAATCAGCGAGACGTACCTCGGCGACCCGGTCGAGGTGCCGGTCACCGTCATCAACGGGTCCGAACCGGGGCCACGACTCTGTCTGACCGCGGCGATTCACGGCGACGAACTCAACGGCGTGAAGGTGTGTCAGGAGGTCGCCGGACGTTACTCCCCGGCCGACATCCACGGAACGGTCGTCGTCGTCCACGTCGTCAACGTGCCGGGGTATCAGGCCCAACAGCGCTACATCCCGATTTACGACCAGGACCTCAATCGCTCGTTCCCGGGCCAAGAGAGCGGTAACACGGCCTCACGGATGGCCCACGAGGTGTTCGAGCGGTTCGTGAAGCCGTGTGACCTCTGTCTCGATTTCCACACCTCGACTCGCAACCGGACGACGATGTATCACGCCCGCGCGAACGTCTCGGATCCGGCCGTCGAGCGGTTGACGCGGGCCTTCGGCGCGAACCTCGTCCTCTCGGGGACCGGCGACAACGGGTCGCTCCGGGCCGTCGCGACGGCGTCGGGGACGCCAACGGTCGCCGTCGAGATGGGGAAGGCCCACCGGTTTCAACCGGCGCTCATCGAGAAGGCGGTTGCGGGCGTCGAGTCGGTGCTCGCGGAGTACGACATGTTGCCCGGACACTCGGTGTTGCATCCGGGGTGGCGTCGGGTCATCGGCGACGACACCGAGAAGTCGTGGCTCCGGGCGGACACCGGCGGCCTCGTCGACATGCAGTGGGGCCCCTACCCCCTGGTCCGGGCCGGCGAGACCATCTGCACCATCACGGACCACTTCGGCGAGGAAGAACACGCCGTCGAGGCGCCGTTCACCGGTCTGCTCGTCGGCGTCCTCGAGAACCCGGTCGCACTGCCGGGGCACCCGCTGTGTCACCTCGCGGCGGTCGACGACGCGACCTGTGAGGAAATCCAGGCGGAAATCGAGCGCGGCGAATTCGACGGCTACCGCGCCAACGGCGGCCGCTGGCGGGCGGGCGAGGTGGACTGA